A genomic region of Rhodospirillales bacterium contains the following coding sequences:
- a CDS encoding transcription antitermination protein NusB translates to MTANAQSKKKTGSAKARRSAARLAATQAVYQQLNNDQTVDDVINEYLSYRLGLPVDGQEMVTPDRTLFTAIVRGTHDRKDDLTGIILPLVHKSAEEEGSKSHDLDSLLMAILLCGGFELMAHHDIDVPVIISDYLHVTHAFYEQGESRLVNAVLDKIGTSLRS, encoded by the coding sequence ATGACGGCAAATGCACAAAGCAAGAAAAAGACAGGTTCGGCCAAGGCCCGGCGATCAGCGGCACGGCTTGCGGCGACGCAGGCGGTTTACCAGCAGCTGAATAACGACCAGACCGTCGATGACGTAATTAATGAATATCTCTCTTATCGTTTGGGGTTGCCTGTCGACGGACAGGAGATGGTTACGCCGGACCGGACGCTGTTTACGGCCATTGTGCGGGGCACGCATGATCGCAAGGATGATCTGACCGGCATTATTTTGCCGCTTGTCCATAAAAGCGCAGAGGAGGAGGGCAGCAAGAGCCACGACCTTGATTCCCTGCTGATGGCGATTTTGCTCTGTGGCGGGTTTGAGCTGATGGCTCATCACGATATTGATGTGCCGGTTATTATTTCTGATTACCTTCATGTTACCCACGCGTTTTACGAGCAAGGTGAGTCGCGTCTGGTGAATGCCGTTCTGGATAAAATCGGGACTTCGTTACGTTCGTAA
- the nrdR gene encoding transcriptional repressor NrdR, with product MRCPFCGYEDSQVKDSRPAEDGASIRRRRSCPKCEARFTTFERVQLREITVIKAGNKRQPFDRDKMLKSMQIALRKRPVELEEIEKAANAIVRQLEKAGDAEVPSTHIGELVMHALAQIDTVGYIRYASVYRDFRHPEDFDSFLQEVRELPHSKQAAE from the coding sequence ATGCGCTGTCCCTTTTGTGGATATGAAGACAGTCAGGTGAAAGATTCTCGCCCCGCGGAGGATGGGGCGAGCATTCGCCGTCGCCGGTCTTGTCCTAAATGTGAGGCGCGTTTTACAACGTTTGAACGGGTGCAGCTCCGTGAAATCACGGTCATCAAGGCCGGGAACAAACGTCAGCCCTTTGACCGCGACAAGATGCTTAAATCCATGCAGATTGCCCTGCGCAAGCGTCCGGTTGAGCTGGAAGAGATTGAAAAGGCGGCCAATGCCATCGTGCGGCAACTGGAAAAAGCCGGCGATGCCGAAGTGCCCTCGACCCATATCGGTGAGCTGGTCATGCATGCGCTGGCCCAGATCGATACGGTTGGTTATATCCGCTATGCCTCGGTTTACCGGGATTTCCGTCATCCCGAAGATTTTGATTCCTTCCTGCAAGAAGTGCGGGAGTTGCCTCATAGCAAACAGGCGGCTGAATAG
- a CDS encoding serine hydroxymethyltransferase has translation MSERFFTEELASRDPDLHKAIRDELKRQQTQIELIASENIVSKAVLEAQGSVLTNKYAEGYPHKRYYGGCEYVDVAEDLARERAKALFGCEYVNVQPHSGSQANQGVLLALIQPGDTILGMSLAAGGHLTHGAAPNESGKWFNAVQYGVREEDALIDYDEVARLADEHKPKLIIAGASAYPRVIDWKRFREIADSVGAYLMVDMAHYAGLIAGGAYPSPVPHAHVSTTTTHKTLRGPRGGLILTNDEAIAKKLNSAIFPGLQGGPLMHVVAAKAVCFGEALKPEFKNYAQAIVDNAQVLAETLIAGGLDIVSGGTDSHIVLVDLRPKGLTGNITEVALENAGMTCNKNAVPFDPEKPFVTSGVRLGTPAATTRGFGTEEFRQVGEMMVQVLDGLAANGPEGNGAVEQAVRAKVEEMCARFPVYQGL, from the coding sequence ATGAGCGAACGATTTTTTACCGAGGAACTGGCCAGCCGTGACCCGGATTTGCACAAAGCGATCCGCGACGAGTTGAAGCGTCAGCAAACCCAGATTGAGCTGATTGCCAGTGAAAACATCGTTTCCAAGGCTGTTCTGGAAGCGCAAGGCTCGGTTTTGACCAACAAATATGCCGAAGGTTATCCGCACAAGCGCTATTACGGCGGCTGTGAATACGTGGATGTGGCCGAAGATCTGGCGCGGGAACGGGCCAAGGCGCTGTTTGGCTGTGAGTATGTTAATGTGCAGCCGCATTCCGGTTCGCAGGCTAACCAGGGCGTTCTGCTGGCGCTGATCCAGCCCGGCGATACGATTTTGGGCATGTCTTTGGCGGCTGGCGGGCATTTGACGCATGGCGCGGCGCCGAATGAGTCCGGCAAATGGTTTAATGCCGTACAGTACGGTGTGCGCGAAGAAGATGCGCTGATTGATTATGATGAAGTGGCGCGGCTGGCGGACGAGCACAAGCCGAAACTGATTATTGCCGGGGCTTCTGCCTATCCGCGCGTAATCGACTGGAAACGCTTCCGCGAGATTGCCGACAGTGTCGGGGCTTACCTGATGGTCGATATGGCCCATTATGCCGGGCTGATTGCCGGTGGGGCGTATCCCAGCCCTGTGCCGCATGCGCATGTGAGCACGACCACGACGCATAAAACCCTGCGCGGGCCGCGGGGCGGGCTGATCCTGACCAATGACGAAGCGATTGCGAAAAAGCTGAATTCGGCGATTTTCCCCGGTCTGCAGGGCGGTCCGCTGATGCATGTGGTTGCGGCCAAGGCTGTGTGCTTTGGCGAAGCGCTGAAGCCGGAGTTTAAAAATTATGCGCAGGCGATTGTCGATAATGCCCAGGTTCTGGCCGAAACGCTGATTGCAGGCGGGCTGGATATTGTTTCCGGCGGGACGGACTCCCATATTGTTCTTGTGGATCTGCGGCCCAAGGGGCTGACCGGGAACATCACGGAAGTGGCGCTGGAAAATGCCGGTATGACCTGTAACAAGAATGCCGTGCCGTTTGATCCGGAAAAGCCGTTTGTGACCAGCGGTGTTCGTCTGGGTACGCCGGCGGCGACGACCCGTGGCTTTGGCACTGAAGAGTTTCGGCAGGTCGGGGAAATGATGGTGCAGGTTCTCGACGGCTTGGCGGCCAATGGGCCGGAAGGTAATGGCGCCGTTGAGCAGGCCGTACGGGCGAAGGTCGAAGAAATGTGTGCCCGGTTCCCGGTTTATCAAGGGCTGTAG
- the rpiB gene encoding ribose 5-phosphate isomerase B, whose product MEPVPDFKTIALGCDHGGFSLKETIKDTLTGRYEIVDLGTHSEESVNYVDYGSAVAESIRDGKADAGIVICGTGIGISIAANRYAAVRAALCTNATMARLTREHNNANVLALGARITGVAVALDCVEAFLSTDYEGGRHEARVEKLCKGI is encoded by the coding sequence ATGGAGCCCGTGCCGGATTTCAAAACAATAGCTTTAGGATGCGATCACGGTGGTTTTTCGTTGAAGGAAACCATCAAGGACACGCTGACCGGACGGTATGAAATTGTTGATCTGGGGACCCATTCCGAAGAGTCCGTGAATTATGTCGATTATGGCTCAGCCGTAGCGGAATCAATCCGTGACGGCAAGGCCGATGCCGGGATTGTTATTTGCGGTACCGGGATCGGGATTTCGATTGCTGCCAACCGTTATGCGGCGGTGCGGGCGGCGCTGTGCACGAACGCAACCATGGCGCGGCTGACGCGGGAGCATAATAACGCCAATGTGCTGGCGCTGGGCGCGCGGATTACGGGCGTAGCGGTGGCGCTGGACTGTGTTGAGGCTTTCCTGTCGACGGATTACGAAGGGGGCCGGCATGAGGCACGAGTTGAAAAACTCTGTAAAGGGATTTGA
- a CDS encoding winged helix-turn-helix transcriptional regulator, with protein sequence MKVATTPYYDAIQLIERLHRYFLDVVKVELDRKGIQDINNVQSMILHNIGDDELTVGELTIRGYYLGSNVSYNVKKMVENGYLEQARSVHDKRSIRVKLSTKGKELHAIITEMFKRHEGQLSGTVLTDDRLKNLNETMQMMEKFWASQTNFSGLSSL encoded by the coding sequence ATAAAAGTGGCAACAACACCGTATTATGACGCAATTCAGCTTATCGAGCGTCTGCACCGTTATTTTCTGGACGTGGTCAAGGTTGAGCTGGACCGTAAAGGGATTCAGGATATCAACAACGTGCAGAGCATGATCCTGCACAATATCGGCGATGATGAATTGACGGTCGGGGAATTAACGATTCGTGGCTATTATCTGGGCTCTAACGTTTCCTATAATGTTAAAAAAATGGTTGAAAACGGTTATCTGGAGCAGGCACGCTCTGTGCATGACAAGCGGTCGATCCGTGTGAAGCTTTCGACCAAGGGGAAGGAGTTGCACGCGATTATTACCGAGATGTTCAAGCGCCATGAAGGGCAGCTTTCCGGTACGGTCTTGACGGACGATCGTTTGAAGAACCTGAACGAAACTATGCAGATGATGGAGAAATTCTGGGCCAGCCAGACCAACTTTTCCGGTTTGTCTTCTCTGTAG
- the hemB gene encoding porphobilinogen synthase: MSALKQIKAKSAPSLEFSPFARMRRLRKSDAMRDMLRETHLTVNDLVFPMFVEEELDERTPIGSLPGIYRETERTIGPAVKQAWNSGIKSIMLFGISHHKDGEGSDSWRKGGLLDRMVSRAREACPEIVIMADLCFCEYTDHGHCGPLNAHGDVDNDATLENLAMQAACAAAAGADIVAPSGMMDGMVGAIREGLDREGHTDTAILSYAAKFASSFYGPFRDAAGCSLGAYPHARKDRATYQMDPANAEEALREVAIDIEEGADMVMVKPGLPYLDILTRVKAEFQMPTFVYNVSGEYAMLKHAAAAGALDYDKAVMEMLLAFKRAGADGILTYAAPDAARLLENG; encoded by the coding sequence ATGAGCGCTCTCAAACAGATCAAGGCCAAGTCCGCCCCGTCACTTGAATTTTCGCCCTTCGCGCGCATGCGCCGTCTGCGCAAAAGCGATGCCATGCGGGACATGCTCCGGGAAACGCACCTGACCGTCAACGATCTGGTTTTCCCGATGTTTGTCGAGGAAGAGCTGGACGAACGCACCCCGATCGGCTCCCTGCCCGGCATTTACCGGGAAACCGAGCGCACCATCGGCCCGGCCGTCAAGCAAGCCTGGAATTCCGGCATTAAGTCGATCATGCTGTTCGGCATCTCCCACCATAAAGACGGCGAAGGCAGCGATAGCTGGCGCAAGGGCGGCCTGCTCGACCGCATGGTAAGCCGCGCCCGTGAAGCCTGCCCGGAAATCGTCATCATGGCGGATTTGTGTTTTTGCGAATACACCGATCACGGTCATTGCGGTCCCCTGAACGCTCACGGCGATGTCGATAATGACGCCACGCTTGAAAATCTGGCGATGCAAGCGGCCTGCGCCGCCGCCGCCGGGGCCGATATCGTCGCGCCATCGGGCATGATGGACGGCATGGTCGGCGCCATTCGCGAAGGTCTGGACCGCGAAGGCCACACCGATACGGCCATTTTGTCTTATGCCGCCAAATTCGCATCATCCTTTTACGGCCCGTTCCGGGATGCCGCGGGCTGCTCTCTCGGCGCTTACCCGCATGCCCGCAAGGACCGCGCCACCTACCAGATGGACCCGGCCAACGCCGAAGAAGCCCTGCGTGAAGTCGCCATTGATATCGAGGAAGGCGCCGATATGGTCATGGTCAAGCCGGGCCTGCCTTATCTGGACATCCTGACGCGCGTCAAAGCCGAATTCCAGATGCCCACCTTTGTCTACAACGTCAGCGGCGAATACGCCATGCTCAAGCATGCCGCGGCTGCCGGAGCGCTGGATTACGATAAAGCCGTTATGGAGATGCTGCTGGCGTTTAAACGTGCGGGCGCCGACGGTATTCTGACCTATGCCGCCCCGGATGCCGCACGGCTTCTGGAAAACGGCTGA
- a CDS encoding EAL domain-containing protein: MRDLATGKAPVEQPPPGEFERTQKIEDNEPGEFDQTRPINDPDSDALTKTSAIKDEEPGEFDSTKPLEENKAGEFDPTKPLKENKSGDFEKTRPKEEKTYDFGLTKTKEDFVPVIVRTQTVPEESPILLDKNSFLESAQGALDMARSVGDEVDMTLLDIPAVQQAKTRLGEELWDQFTDALTEFLAGHSLGGDTVAEIAQGRYSIIHDKTIDSETLRSRVEELAKDKDPDGEGFDIQSKTVTADLQTLSERETTKALIYTINEFERKGADLSIDNLNSSFKAYVGANAQKMQQMKSMIEQLNFELHFQPIVSLKDYELAHYEVLTRFRGESSTQEWVIFSEDVGMAADLDIAVCERVINYLLYKAAGSRTKYAINLSGQSIQNEQFFKTLMAKLTLNKALADRMIFEITESTTITELEMVNSFIGAFRKKGFAVCLDDFGAGAASFQYLNKLDVDFVKIDGLYTQKLLTSEKDRIMIKNLNKMCKDLEIGVVAERIETEEQAICLRNMDIPFGQGFLFGKPGPWPSYDKENLKFTVPAK, translated from the coding sequence ATGCGTGACCTCGCCACAGGCAAAGCCCCGGTCGAACAACCGCCCCCCGGCGAGTTTGAGCGCACACAAAAAATCGAGGACAATGAACCGGGTGAATTCGACCAAACCCGCCCGATAAACGATCCTGACAGCGACGCATTAACAAAAACCAGCGCTATCAAAGATGAGGAGCCCGGCGAATTCGATTCCACAAAACCGCTGGAAGAAAACAAAGCCGGTGAATTTGACCCCACAAAACCGCTAAAAGAAAATAAATCCGGGGACTTTGAAAAAACCCGTCCCAAAGAGGAAAAAACCTATGATTTCGGGCTGACGAAAACGAAAGAAGACTTCGTTCCCGTTATCGTGCGTACACAAACAGTTCCAGAAGAGTCTCCCATTCTCCTTGATAAAAACAGCTTCCTCGAATCCGCTCAGGGTGCGCTGGATATGGCGCGTTCTGTCGGCGACGAAGTCGACATGACATTGCTTGACATCCCAGCCGTCCAGCAAGCCAAAACCCGGCTGGGGGAAGAGCTGTGGGACCAGTTCACCGACGCCCTGACCGAATTTCTGGCCGGTCACTCTCTGGGCGGGGATACGGTCGCTGAAATTGCGCAGGGCCGCTACAGCATTATCCATGATAAAACCATCGATTCCGAAACCCTGCGCTCACGGGTCGAAGAACTCGCCAAAGACAAGGATCCCGACGGCGAAGGATTCGATATCCAGAGCAAAACCGTCACGGCTGATCTGCAGACACTCAGCGAACGGGAAACGACCAAAGCCCTGATCTACACTATCAACGAATTCGAGCGCAAAGGCGCTGATTTGTCCATAGACAACCTGAATTCCAGCTTCAAAGCCTATGTCGGCGCCAATGCCCAGAAAATGCAGCAAATGAAAAGCATGATCGAGCAGCTGAATTTCGAACTGCATTTTCAGCCGATCGTCTCCCTGAAAGACTACGAACTGGCGCACTACGAGGTTCTCACCCGCTTTCGCGGGGAAAGCTCGACCCAGGAATGGGTAATTTTCAGCGAAGATGTCGGGATGGCCGCTGATCTGGATATCGCCGTTTGCGAACGGGTTATCAATTATCTTCTCTACAAAGCCGCAGGAAGCCGTACAAAATACGCCATAAATCTCTCCGGCCAGTCAATCCAGAACGAACAGTTCTTCAAAACGTTAATGGCCAAACTTACCCTGAACAAAGCGTTGGCCGACCGCATGATTTTTGAAATTACGGAATCAACGACGATCACCGAACTGGAGATGGTCAACAGCTTCATCGGCGCCTTTCGGAAAAAGGGTTTTGCCGTCTGCCTTGATGATTTCGGCGCCGGAGCCGCATCGTTCCAGTATTTAAACAAGCTTGATGTCGATTTCGTCAAAATCGACGGTCTTTACACACAAAAACTCCTGACCTCGGAAAAAGACAGGATCATGATAAAAAACCTGAACAAAATGTGCAAAGATCTGGAAATCGGCGTCGTCGCCGAACGCATTGAAACCGAGGAACAAGCCATCTGCCTGCGTAATATGGACATCCCCTTCGGCCAAGGCTTTTTGTTTGGAAAACCGGGTCCGTGGCCATCCTATGACAAAGAAAACCTGAAATTCACGGTCCCCGCCAAATAA
- the motA gene encoding flagellar motor stator protein MotA, which yields MKFVGIALVFVCTFGGLLIALHFDFEKFTHLLTMILGAMPGEFVIIFGCAISAFLIANSTDVIKTTLSYFSALAKPSAYSKEDYMDLLSALYTIFKLARTKGWLALESHIEHPEESSVFRQFPGLSGNHHALVFLCDYLRIISLGNENPHELEALMDEEIETINHHHSHPGHAVQTMADGIPALGIVAAVLGVIKTMASISEPPEILGKMIGGALVGTFLGVWLSYAFVAPIAGAMSSKAETEVMYFKCIKISILAFLQGAAPQVAVEFSRKFLPHDVQPSFQELEDKLNELPAPGQ from the coding sequence ATGAAGTTTGTTGGTATTGCGCTTGTTTTCGTTTGTACTTTCGGCGGTTTGCTGATCGCCCTGCATTTCGATTTTGAAAAATTCACCCATTTGCTGACCATGATTCTGGGTGCCATGCCGGGGGAATTTGTCATCATTTTCGGGTGTGCTATTTCTGCCTTTCTGATCGCCAACTCAACCGATGTGATTAAAACCACGCTGAGCTATTTCAGCGCCTTGGCCAAACCCTCAGCCTACAGCAAAGAAGACTACATGGATTTGCTGAGCGCCCTGTACACGATCTTCAAACTGGCGCGGACCAAGGGCTGGCTGGCTTTGGAATCACACATCGAACACCCGGAAGAAAGCAGTGTCTTCAGACAGTTCCCCGGCCTGTCCGGAAATCATCATGCACTGGTATTCCTGTGCGATTACTTGCGGATTATCTCTCTGGGCAATGAAAACCCGCACGAGCTGGAAGCCCTGATGGACGAAGAAATTGAAACCATCAACCATCACCACAGCCATCCCGGTCACGCGGTCCAGACCATGGCGGACGGGATCCCGGCTCTGGGTATTGTGGCGGCCGTTCTAGGGGTTATTAAAACCATGGCTTCCATTTCCGAACCGCCGGAAATTCTGGGTAAAATGATCGGGGGCGCCCTTGTCGGTACGTTCCTGGGGGTCTGGCTGTCTTATGCCTTTGTGGCGCCGATTGCCGGAGCTATGAGCTCCAAAGCCGAAACCGAAGTCATGTACTTCAAATGTATCAAAATCAGTATCCTTGCCTTCTTGCAGGGCGCTGCGCCGCAGGTTGCCGTGGAATTTTCCCGTAAATTCCTGCCTCATGACGTCCAGCCCAGCTTCCAGGAACTGGAAGACAAGCTGAACGAACTGCCTGCACCGGGACAATAG